A genomic window from Streptomyces sp. HUAS YS2 includes:
- a CDS encoding LysM peptidoglycan-binding domain-containing protein, with translation MTGQPVAFIASAPPPGPAKDPNGSGGGSRPKLERAYLELRQPPADGGTTTPGPRMGKIDFQFNPKELTLAKTAKWERKTAKGAKKAGPAEFKGAGPSKLTLEMFFDATDVQDDRVVKSVEELLSCCVPTDQTHQKQQGVPPWVIFHWGGLTGFVGYVSQVQAKYTLFTPGGLPIRATCQVTLEEISGPVPGQNPTSGALAARRVHRVVTGDTLALLAWREYGDPAAWRDIARANDIDDPMRLAPGTELLLPAAEELGA, from the coding sequence ATGACCGGTCAGCCCGTCGCCTTCATCGCCTCCGCCCCGCCGCCGGGTCCTGCGAAGGACCCGAACGGCAGCGGCGGCGGCTCCCGCCCCAAACTCGAACGCGCCTATCTGGAGCTGCGCCAGCCACCGGCCGACGGCGGTACGACGACGCCGGGACCGCGCATGGGGAAGATCGACTTCCAGTTCAACCCGAAGGAGCTGACGCTCGCCAAGACGGCCAAGTGGGAGCGGAAGACCGCCAAGGGGGCCAAGAAGGCCGGCCCCGCCGAGTTCAAGGGAGCCGGTCCCTCCAAGCTCACGCTGGAGATGTTCTTCGACGCGACCGACGTGCAGGACGACCGGGTCGTGAAGTCCGTCGAGGAGCTGCTGTCCTGCTGCGTGCCCACCGACCAGACCCATCAGAAGCAGCAGGGTGTGCCGCCCTGGGTGATCTTCCACTGGGGCGGGCTCACCGGCTTCGTCGGGTACGTCAGCCAGGTCCAGGCGAAGTACACGCTGTTCACCCCCGGCGGCCTGCCCATCCGGGCCACCTGCCAGGTCACCCTGGAGGAGATCAGCGGGCCCGTGCCCGGCCAGAACCCCACCTCGGGTGCGCTCGCCGCCCGCCGGGTGCACCGGGTGGTCACCGGGGACACGCTCGCGCTGCTGGCCTGGCGGGAGTACGGGGACCCCGCCGCCTGGCGGGACATCGCGCGGGCCAACGACATCGACGACCCGATGCGGCTGGCCCCCGGGACGGAACTGCTGCTGCCCGCCGCCGAGGAACTGGGAGCCTGA
- a CDS encoding phage tail protein: protein MAQEQDPAVSVCFMVEIDNINLGAFNSCEGLGCEVVMEQREEGGNNGYVWQLPTRIKYSNIKLSRPVTKDTEKVTGWLSGMIAGVPRKTAHISAMTVDGTVVARWSLMDVVPVRWTGPQLNPETVKVATETLEIAHHGFIDAGR from the coding sequence ATGGCACAGGAGCAGGACCCCGCCGTCAGCGTGTGTTTCATGGTCGAGATCGACAACATCAACCTCGGCGCGTTCAACAGCTGCGAGGGCCTCGGCTGCGAAGTCGTCATGGAGCAGCGGGAGGAGGGAGGCAACAACGGCTACGTCTGGCAGCTGCCCACCCGCATCAAGTACTCCAACATCAAGCTCAGCCGCCCCGTCACCAAGGACACGGAGAAGGTCACCGGCTGGCTCTCCGGAATGATCGCCGGCGTCCCCCGCAAGACCGCGCACATCAGCGCGATGACGGTCGACGGCACGGTCGTCGCCCGCTGGAGCCTCATGGACGTCGTGCCGGTGCGCTGGACGGGGCCGCAGCTGAACCCCGAGACCGTCAAGGTCGCCACCGAGACCCTGGAGATCGCCCACCACGGCTTCATCGACGCCGGGCGCTAG
- a CDS encoding DUF6760 family protein: MTYATDDLYDEVAYIAYHFHWGMDSILDLEHPERRRYVDQIARLNRLAGGR, from the coding sequence GTGACGTACGCGACCGACGACCTGTACGACGAAGTCGCGTACATCGCCTATCACTTCCACTGGGGAATGGACTCGATCCTCGACCTGGAACACCCGGAGCGGCGTCGGTACGTCGATCAGATCGCCCGCCTGAACCGGCTGGCCGGAGGGCGGTGA
- a CDS encoding phage tail protein, with translation MALPDMDTSVGHSFGLEIDGVVIKQINEVTGLKMEQDVIELKQNTADGKYVIKKLPGRAKAGEVTLTRGLTADNSFEKWIKDARFGKMATARKGGAIIVFDYEGVAIKRYTLVNAWPKSLEISSLKAGDTSVLTEKLVITYEQMDVA, from the coding sequence ATGGCACTTCCGGACATGGACACCTCGGTCGGTCATTCCTTCGGGCTGGAGATCGACGGGGTCGTCATCAAGCAGATCAACGAGGTGACGGGCCTGAAGATGGAGCAGGACGTCATCGAGCTGAAGCAGAACACGGCGGACGGCAAGTACGTCATCAAGAAGCTGCCGGGGCGCGCGAAGGCCGGCGAGGTCACGCTGACCCGCGGTCTGACCGCCGACAACAGCTTCGAGAAATGGATCAAGGACGCACGGTTCGGGAAGATGGCCACCGCGCGCAAGGGCGGCGCGATCATCGTCTTCGACTACGAGGGCGTGGCCATCAAGCGGTACACGCTGGTCAACGCCTGGCCGAAGAGCCTGGAGATCAGCTCCCTGAAGGCCGGTGACACCAGCGTGCTGACGGAGAAGCTCGTCATCACGTACGAGCAGATGGATGTGGCGTGA
- a CDS encoding phage tail sheath family protein: MPSYLSPGVYVEEVEAGSRPIEGVGTAVAAFVGLAAEGPCDTPTLVANWSQFTSTFGDFVEGSYLAHAVYAYFLNGGGTCYVVRVGGDGSAPAQESRPAAAKRGKAGALPAGPRSPLGGFQVAALEGTGDGITVEIADASGDSPGEDAFTLNVKRGDRVEEAWQVSAKRSQRNYVVTVVRDKSRLIIVEDGGPSQAQARPENQTVGLAPAPPPAAVPAVPVSLAPSDYVGSADERTGFGGLETVDEITMLAVPDLMSAYQQGALDAEGVKAVQLAMIAHCELMGNRVAIIDPLPDLSPQRVKEWRMTGAGYDSKYAAMYYPWVKVADPSAPNQMKFVPPSGALAGVWARNDESRGVHKAPANEVVRGAVDLAVHLTKGEQDLLNPIGVNCIRSFPGRGIRVWGARTLSSDPAWRYLNVRRLFNYIEESILIGTQWVVFEPNDDALWARIRRTISAFLVNEWRKGALFGLTPDEAFYVKCDRETNPAEGIDAGQVVCEIGIAPVKPAEFVIFRLAQFSGGTSLVNE; encoded by the coding sequence ATGCCGTCGTACCTGTCACCAGGCGTCTACGTCGAAGAGGTCGAGGCCGGCTCGCGCCCGATCGAGGGCGTCGGGACCGCCGTGGCCGCCTTCGTGGGGCTGGCCGCGGAAGGGCCTTGCGACACCCCCACCCTGGTGGCGAACTGGAGCCAGTTCACCTCCACCTTCGGGGACTTCGTGGAGGGCTCGTACCTGGCCCACGCCGTCTACGCCTACTTCCTCAACGGCGGCGGGACCTGCTACGTCGTACGGGTCGGCGGGGACGGATCGGCTCCCGCCCAGGAGTCGCGGCCCGCGGCCGCGAAGCGGGGGAAGGCCGGGGCGCTCCCCGCCGGGCCCCGGAGTCCGCTCGGCGGCTTCCAGGTCGCCGCGCTGGAAGGGACCGGCGACGGGATCACCGTCGAGATCGCGGACGCCTCCGGTGACTCACCAGGCGAGGACGCCTTCACGCTGAACGTGAAGCGCGGGGACCGGGTCGAGGAGGCCTGGCAGGTCTCCGCCAAGCGCAGCCAGCGCAACTACGTGGTGACGGTGGTACGGGACAAGTCGCGGCTGATCATCGTGGAGGACGGCGGGCCCTCGCAGGCCCAGGCCCGGCCCGAGAACCAGACCGTGGGCCTCGCCCCGGCCCCGCCGCCCGCCGCCGTACCAGCCGTCCCGGTGTCCCTCGCGCCGTCGGACTATGTCGGCAGCGCCGACGAACGCACCGGCTTCGGCGGTCTCGAGACGGTCGACGAGATCACCATGCTGGCCGTGCCGGACCTGATGAGCGCCTACCAGCAGGGCGCGCTGGACGCCGAGGGCGTCAAGGCCGTCCAGTTGGCGATGATCGCCCACTGCGAGCTGATGGGGAACCGCGTCGCGATCATCGACCCGCTGCCGGACCTCTCCCCGCAGCGGGTCAAGGAGTGGCGGATGACGGGCGCCGGATACGACTCCAAGTACGCGGCCATGTACTACCCCTGGGTGAAGGTGGCCGACCCCAGTGCCCCGAACCAGATGAAGTTCGTCCCGCCCAGCGGGGCGCTGGCGGGCGTGTGGGCCAGGAACGACGAGAGCCGCGGGGTGCACAAGGCACCCGCGAACGAGGTCGTGCGGGGGGCGGTGGACCTGGCGGTCCATCTGACGAAGGGCGAGCAGGATCTGCTCAACCCGATCGGTGTGAACTGCATCCGCAGCTTCCCGGGACGCGGGATCCGGGTGTGGGGCGCGCGGACCCTGTCGTCCGACCCGGCCTGGCGTTACCTCAACGTGCGGCGGCTGTTCAACTACATCGAGGAGTCGATCCTCATCGGCACGCAGTGGGTGGTCTTCGAACCGAACGACGACGCGCTGTGGGCCCGTATCCGGCGGACGATCTCGGCCTTCCTGGTCAACGAGTGGCGCAAGGGCGCGCTCTTCGGGCTGACGCCCGACGAGGCCTTCTACGTGAAATGCGATCGCGAGACGAACCCGGCGGAGGGCATCGACGCGGGGCAGGTGGTCTGTGAGATCGGGATCGCGCCCGTGAAGCCCGCCGAGTTCGTGATCTTCCGGCTGGCCCAGTTCTCGGGCGGCACGAGCCTCGTCAACGAGTAG
- a CDS encoding type II toxin-antitoxin system VapC family toxin produces the protein MIAVADTSGLLALFNSADPAHHESRKAAARCGVLVATPLALTEVHQVAGSRLGRAAADAILRVLAARVRETRLVLAPPTAEVLDAALAVRRRYASLDLDLVDAVNVALAAEYDTDLLLTRDLRDFRAVSPLGDRYTHFRILPDDLV, from the coding sequence GTGATCGCTGTCGCGGACACGTCCGGGCTCCTCGCACTCTTCAACTCGGCGGACCCGGCGCATCACGAGTCCAGGAAGGCCGCGGCGAGGTGTGGCGTACTGGTCGCCACACCGCTGGCCCTGACGGAGGTCCACCAGGTCGCGGGCAGCCGGCTCGGGCGGGCAGCCGCCGATGCGATCCTGCGGGTCCTGGCGGCAAGAGTCCGGGAGACTCGGCTTGTCCTCGCGCCCCCCACCGCCGAGGTCCTCGACGCCGCGCTGGCGGTACGCCGGCGGTACGCCTCACTCGACCTGGACCTGGTGGACGCGGTGAACGTCGCCTTGGCCGCGGAGTACGACACGGACCTCCTGCTGACCCGTGACCTCCGCGATTTCCGGGCGGTGAGTCCGCTGGGAGACCGGTACACGCACTTCCGGATCCTGCCCGACGACCTCGTCTAG
- a CDS encoding CopG family transcriptional regulator, with translation MALKRTNVYADENDLDLLKEAAARLGRSEAEMIREAIHRMAMAHRVWDEPFVSDEETFDFGGPITRDDIRASVSERPEAPEQGPEGHAA, from the coding sequence ATGGCTCTGAAGCGCACCAATGTCTACGCCGACGAGAACGACCTTGACCTGCTCAAGGAAGCCGCAGCTCGGTTGGGCCGGTCGGAGGCCGAGATGATTCGCGAGGCCATTCACCGCATGGCCATGGCTCACCGTGTCTGGGACGAGCCGTTCGTCTCCGACGAAGAGACCTTCGACTTCGGCGGGCCGATCACCAGGGACGACATCCGTGCCTCTGTCTCGGAAAGGCCCGAAGCGCCCGAGCAGGGACCGGAGGGGCACGCGGCGTGA
- a CDS encoding DUF4157 domain-containing protein, which produces MHGHEQGHDHDAECVAGPRPKADQVTAAAPDALLLKAAAGGRADALGPGGMLRLQRSLGNSGVAAAIQRSSVHDVVNSGSGQALDPEVRGDMEARLGHDFGDVRIHTDAAAHDSAKSVDAHAYTVGSHVVFQRDAYDPGSHQGRTTLAHELTHVVQQRSGPVDGTETAGGIKVSDPSDRFEREAVANADRVMAAPAPAAPVAPVQREAEDSGGEEPSVQGMFVQRAAGEEAEEDEAPAE; this is translated from the coding sequence ATGCACGGACACGAGCAGGGACACGACCACGACGCGGAGTGCGTGGCCGGTCCGCGGCCCAAGGCCGACCAGGTGACCGCGGCCGCCCCCGACGCGCTGCTGCTCAAGGCCGCGGCCGGCGGGCGGGCCGACGCGCTCGGCCCCGGAGGGATGCTGCGGCTGCAGCGGTCCCTCGGGAACAGCGGTGTCGCCGCGGCGATCCAGCGTTCCTCCGTGCACGACGTGGTGAACTCGGGCAGCGGCCAGGCGCTCGACCCCGAGGTCCGCGGCGACATGGAGGCCCGGCTCGGGCACGACTTCGGCGACGTCCGGATCCACACCGACGCCGCCGCGCACGACTCGGCCAAGTCGGTCGACGCGCATGCGTACACGGTCGGTTCGCACGTCGTGTTCCAGCGGGACGCCTACGATCCGGGCTCGCACCAGGGCCGCACCACGCTGGCGCACGAACTGACGCATGTCGTGCAGCAGCGCTCGGGCCCCGTGGACGGCACCGAGACGGCCGGCGGCATCAAGGTCAGCGACCCGTCCGACCGGTTCGAGCGCGAGGCCGTGGCCAACGCCGACCGGGTGATGGCCGCCCCCGCCCCTGCGGCGCCCGTGGCCCCTGTGCAGCGCGAGGCCGAGGACTCCGGCGGCGAAGAGCCCTCCGTGCAGGGCATGTTCGTGCAGCGCGCCGCGGGCGAGGAAGCCGAAGAGGACGAGGCCCCGGCGGAGTGA